The Seriola aureovittata isolate HTS-2021-v1 ecotype China chromosome 2, ASM2101889v1, whole genome shotgun sequence genome has a segment encoding these proteins:
- the mapkapk3 gene encoding MAP kinase-activated protein kinase 3 — MLQNGNGKEQPLQAPMAEAEPDSPTNEPQQQQQQPDLSAADRKDANTESAHFPMPVYPKVEIKRNAVTDDYKISSQVLGLGINGKVLQCFSKKTGEKCALKILYDSPKARREVELHWRVSGGPYIVRILNLYENMHHGKKCLLIVMECMEGGELFSRIQVRGDQAFTEKEASEIMRDIGTAIEFLHNINIAHRDIKPENLLYTTKERNGVLKLTDFGFAKETTLHNPLQTPCYTPYYVAPEVLGPEKYDKSCDMWSLGVIMYILLCGFPPFYSNTGQAISPGMKRRIRMGQYEFPNPEWAEVSQEAKDLIHQLLKTDPNERMTITQFMNHPWINQSMVVPSTPLHTTRVLTEDREMWEDLKEELTSALATMRVDYDQVKIKDLDTSSNPLLNKRRKKAAAGAKSGSTVCQSQ; from the exons ATGCTACAAAATGGAAACGGAAAGGAGCAACCGCTGCAAGCGCCGATGGCGGAGGCAGAGCCGGACTCCCCGACTAACGAGccccaacagcagcagcaacagccagaTCTCTCAGCTGCTGACAGAAAGGACGCGAACACTGAGTCCGCTCACTTCCCCATGCCCGTTTACCCAAAAGTGGAGATAAAACGCAACGCGGTGACGGACGATTACAAAATCTCCAGTCAGGTTCTGGGCTTAGGGATCAATGGCAAAGTCCTCCAGTGCTTCAGTAAGAAGACAGGGGAGAAGTGCGCACTGAAG ATTCTGTACGACAGCCCCAAGGCGAGACGAGAAGTGGAGCTTCACTGGCGAGTATCAGGAGGACCGTACATCGTTCGCATCCTCAACTTGTACGAAAACatgcatcatgggaaaaaaTGCCTGCTCATCGTCATGGAGTG catggagggaggagagctgTTCAGCCGAATCCAGGTCAGAGGAGACCAGGCCTTCACTGAGAAAG AGGCATCTGAGATTATGAGGGACATTGGCACGGCCATCGAGTTTCTCCACAACATTAACATCGCACACAGAGACATCAAG ccAGAGAACCTGCTGTACACCACTAAAGAGAGAAACGGGGTCCTCAAGCTGACAGACTTTGGTTTTGCTAAGGAGACCACGCTACACAACCCGCTACAGACCCCCTGTTATACACCGTACTATGTGG CTCCTGAGGTTTTGGGTCCGGAGAAATATGACAAGTCATGTGACATGTGGTCTCTGGGCGTCATCATGTACATCCT CTTGTGTGGCTTTCCTCCATTTTACTCCAACACGGGCCAGGCCATTTCACcggggatgaagaggaggatcaGGATGGGCCAGTACGAGTTCCCCAACCCAGAGTGGGCTGAGGTGTCCCAGGAAG CAAAAGATCTGATCCACCAGCTCCTGAAGACAGACCCTAATGAGAGAATGACCATCACTCAGTTTATGAATCACCCCTGGATCAAT CAGTCCATGGTGGTTCCCTCCACTCCGCTCCACACAACCCGGGTCctgactgaagacagagagatgtggGAGGATTTGAAG GAAGAGTTGACCAGCGCTTTAGCAACTATGCGTGTGGACTACGACCAGGTGAAGATCAAGGATCTCGACACTTCGAGCAACCCCCTGCTCAACAAGAGGCGTAAGAAGGCTGCTGCTGGGGCCAAGAGCGGGTCCACCGTCTGTCAGAGTCAGTGA